From a region of the Paraburkholderia caribensis genome:
- a CDS encoding RidA family protein: MKHKRIRTFNTQATYPEQKLDNDLCQAVVARGQFVFLRGQIGQNLDTSESVCIGDAAGQAEQAMSNIAMLLGEAGGELADICKITVYITDPRYREEVYRVVGKWLKGVFPVSTGIVVSALARPEWLVEVDATAVIPD, translated from the coding sequence ATGAAACACAAACGTATCCGCACCTTCAACACCCAAGCCACCTACCCCGAACAGAAGCTCGACAACGATTTGTGCCAGGCCGTGGTCGCACGCGGCCAGTTCGTGTTCCTGCGCGGCCAGATCGGGCAGAACCTTGACACCTCAGAGAGCGTGTGCATTGGCGACGCGGCGGGGCAGGCCGAACAGGCCATGTCGAACATCGCCATGCTGCTCGGCGAAGCGGGCGGCGAACTCGCCGACATCTGCAAGATCACCGTCTACATCACCGACCCGCGCTACCGCGAGGAGGTGTATCGCGTAGTCGGCAAATGGCTCAAGGGCGTTTTCCCCGTTTCCACGGGCATCGTGGTCTCAGCGCTCGCGCGTCCCGAATGGCTCGTGGAAGTCGACGCCACCGCTGTGATCCCCGATTGA
- a CDS encoding ABC transporter substrate-binding protein, with translation MLKVRIRLCFMARMGWVDWDRPIASPHRGETERALAMDQIVTETRDAAYLVFPGRCLSFSESVQAARAFATVHVREKSDVRNCESCLQKRQLGDQDQLFHYSRVPEHTANRASGQHTTRFIHQPTGFRVIKTLFTASIAFGALIAGTANAEDALVVSTWGGNFRDMIDQTVGQEFTKETGVPVKYVTGGTIDRLNKAKLAKTPESDVTVTTSQVGWLYANSNLFEKLDTSKLPNYAHLMDQAKISPYHIGTWAYVYTIGYRTDMVPPGMKFDSWNDLWNPALKGKLSAPDWDPSHIITVAAVLSGGDAKNWQKGEDKLKALKPNFKAFYTDDANGEQLIQTGETPVEVLLSMNAYYQIGQGVPLKVVIPKEGAVLGIDTMGIMKGSKKAALAYKFMNIALSPAVQAKIVAMEKASPVVDNATVAPADAALPGVFTTRSQWDKQTIVIDSKLRAELTPEWRKWFTENIMN, from the coding sequence GTGTTGAAGGTGCGGATACGTTTGTGTTTCATGGCACGAATGGGTTGGGTTGACTGGGATCGACCGATAGCGTCGCCGCATCGTGGCGAAACGGAGCGCGCGCTTGCGATGGATCAGATAGTCACCGAGACCCGCGACGCTGCCTATTTGGTTTTTCCAGGGCGGTGTCTCAGCTTTTCCGAAAGTGTGCAGGCGGCACGAGCGTTCGCAACCGTTCACGTTAGAGAAAAATCGGACGTCAGGAATTGCGAGTCATGCCTGCAGAAAAGGCAACTTGGTGATCAAGATCAACTCTTTCACTATTCACGTGTACCTGAACACACCGCGAACCGGGCGTCTGGCCAGCACACGACGCGATTCATCCATCAACCTACGGGATTTAGAGTGATCAAGACACTATTCACAGCCAGCATTGCGTTCGGCGCACTGATCGCGGGCACCGCGAACGCCGAAGACGCGCTCGTCGTTAGCACCTGGGGCGGCAACTTCCGCGACATGATCGACCAGACGGTCGGCCAGGAGTTCACCAAGGAAACCGGCGTGCCGGTGAAGTACGTGACGGGCGGCACTATCGACCGTCTGAACAAGGCCAAGCTCGCCAAGACGCCAGAAAGCGACGTGACAGTCACGACTTCGCAGGTCGGCTGGCTCTACGCCAATAGCAATCTGTTCGAGAAGCTCGACACGAGCAAGCTGCCGAACTACGCGCACCTCATGGATCAGGCGAAGATCAGCCCGTATCACATCGGCACGTGGGCGTATGTCTACACCATCGGGTATCGCACCGATATGGTTCCACCGGGCATGAAGTTCGACAGCTGGAACGACCTGTGGAATCCGGCGCTCAAGGGCAAGCTTTCGGCGCCGGACTGGGATCCGAGCCACATCATCACGGTCGCGGCCGTGCTTTCGGGCGGCGACGCGAAGAACTGGCAGAAGGGCGAGGACAAGCTCAAGGCGCTCAAACCGAACTTCAAAGCGTTCTACACCGACGACGCCAACGGCGAGCAGCTAATTCAAACGGGTGAAACGCCGGTCGAAGTGCTGCTTTCGATGAACGCTTACTACCAGATCGGTCAGGGTGTACCACTCAAGGTGGTGATTCCGAAAGAAGGTGCGGTGCTCGGCATCGACACCATGGGCATCATGAAAGGCTCGAAGAAGGCAGCGCTGGCCTACAAGTTTATGAATATCGCGCTGTCACCAGCGGTGCAGGCCAAGATCGTCGCGATGGAAAAAGCGAGTCCGGTGGTCGACAACGCCACCGTGGCCCCGGCCGATGCCGCGCTGCCTGGCGTGTTCACGACGCGCTCGCAGTGGGACAAGCAGACCATTGTGATCGACTCGAAGTTGCGCGCGGAACTCACGCCCGAATGGCGCAAGTGGTTCACCGAAAACATCATGAACTAA
- a CDS encoding ABC transporter permease, translated as MNMYSRLKGWLISPAVIVAIGTCSALMTVLQFSLRTYVPGSLDVGGFTLDNFSGLMKSIYLSALGNTLCLSVETMVFSLLLAYPLAYALVRVRNRALKSVILIMSLTPLFLGEIVRTYSWTVVLGSNGFVNTVLRKLGLIEWPIDLMFTHFGVVLALVHVTIPVTVLMLGAAISHINRDYERAAQSLGANPVKIFVTVTLPLSMPGILASSTTAFAWTFSAFATPQMIGGGRVPTLSTLVYQLGLSSLNFPLAASLSVIGLALTAVSLLVFGKLTVRLKRIGGH; from the coding sequence ATGAATATGTATAGCAGGCTGAAGGGATGGCTGATCTCGCCCGCGGTGATCGTGGCGATCGGCACATGTTCGGCCTTGATGACCGTATTGCAGTTTAGCCTGCGCACTTATGTTCCGGGCTCGCTCGACGTGGGCGGCTTCACACTGGACAATTTCTCCGGGCTCATGAAGTCCATCTATTTGAGCGCTCTGGGCAATACGCTCTGCCTGAGCGTAGAAACGATGGTGTTTTCGCTGCTGCTCGCGTATCCGCTCGCGTATGCGCTCGTGCGTGTGCGCAATCGCGCGCTCAAGTCGGTGATTCTCATCATGTCGCTCACGCCGCTATTTCTCGGCGAGATCGTGCGCACCTACTCGTGGACGGTAGTGCTCGGCAGCAACGGCTTCGTCAACACGGTGCTGCGCAAGCTCGGGCTGATCGAATGGCCTATCGACCTGATGTTCACGCATTTTGGCGTGGTGCTCGCGCTCGTGCACGTGACGATTCCCGTGACCGTGCTCATGCTCGGCGCCGCCATTTCGCACATCAACCGCGACTACGAGCGCGCGGCGCAGAGTCTGGGCGCGAATCCCGTGAAGATTTTCGTGACCGTGACGCTGCCGCTTTCCATGCCCGGCATTCTCGCGAGTTCGACCACGGCCTTCGCCTGGACATTCAGCGCGTTCGCCACGCCGCAGATGATCGGCGGGGGCCGCGTGCCGACACTTTCCACCTTGGTGTATCAGCTTGGCTTGTCTTCATTGAATTTTCCGCTGGCGGCGAGCCTCAGCGTTATCGGCCTCGCGCTCACCGCGGTTTCGTTGCTGGTATTCGGCAAACTCACCGTGCGCCTCAAACGGATTGGAGGACATTGA